From one Gemmatimonadota bacterium genomic stretch:
- a CDS encoding Ig-like domain-containing protein produces MPRALVLAVAVILQSGCGGGGDGGGGGGVTPPPTRTPASVTFDAGSTASGTVGAAVSGTITVTVRTSDNLPVPRTTVSFTTSAGTISSTSAQTDDNGRATAGTWTLGTTAGSQTLTATAGSASAQLVATAAAATPATIELVTGLPASIRAGVPVTPAPVVRAKDQYANIVNRPGTVITATLQSGAGTLGGAQATTDANGIATFSALTLSGLVSAGPRTIAFTATGLPTVAAPPVALEAGTTATITLQNVPTFARAGVVIAPGVVARLSDAFGNPMSRPTPVTATLAQGSGAIAGNAATTNTLGEATFASLALEGLVGNRQLRFTADQVSATTGSITLAPGDASQLQVTSQPTVVENTIPFPSDVVVRVTDRFGNGVADAGRGVAAAIATGGGVLTGAAAQTDAVGVARFAGLRLIGSAGPRTLVFTTGGLAPVTSAAIQLDAGPARFVAFFQQPSGTVTVGVPLLQQPALQLADTSGNVVRRAGAPVRATVLDANGELLNDVAITDNQGVARFEQLTFLSANAFPPPTLRLRFSSGAQAAVVTGNLNIQNAPGSGVQSVTYGTTAQRLFLLDPGATLNLSAVARDLLGNPLPQVSMVYSSMNANTASVRPTGAITGVAGGSSWVRAFGSGSPNIRDSVYVTVPRDPTGPVVSTTQIAPIQVRAGVTAGFDIVLDTRSTTIGAATILVGIPNEMVASINAQGLVGNVVLGVDAGLNTLRISLTAPSGLSGVVPIVRVTLTSNAGLGFLFNREIVINPLEMYDTNLQNLAARSTGVNIPLVP; encoded by the coding sequence GTGCCACGCGCCCTGGTCCTGGCGGTCGCCGTCATCCTCCAGTCCGGTTGCGGCGGAGGGGGCGATGGTGGCGGCGGTGGAGGAGTAACGCCTCCGCCGACGCGCACACCCGCCTCCGTCACCTTCGACGCCGGCAGCACGGCGTCGGGAACGGTGGGTGCGGCGGTCTCGGGTACGATCACCGTCACGGTGCGCACCTCGGACAACCTCCCCGTCCCGCGCACCACGGTCTCGTTCACGACGTCGGCCGGGACGATCAGCTCGACCTCTGCCCAAACCGATGACAACGGGCGCGCGACCGCCGGCACATGGACGTTAGGGACAACGGCGGGGTCGCAGACGCTCACCGCAACGGCTGGCTCCGCCAGCGCGCAACTCGTCGCCACCGCGGCCGCCGCCACGCCGGCGACCATCGAGCTGGTGACCGGACTCCCCGCCTCCATTCGTGCGGGCGTCCCCGTCACCCCGGCGCCGGTCGTGCGCGCGAAAGACCAGTACGCCAACATCGTCAACCGACCGGGGACCGTGATCACCGCGACGCTGCAGAGCGGGGCGGGAACGCTGGGCGGGGCGCAGGCCACCACTGACGCCAACGGCATCGCCACCTTCAGCGCGCTCACGCTCTCCGGACTCGTGAGCGCGGGGCCGCGCACGATCGCCTTCACCGCCACCGGCCTTCCGACCGTCGCCGCCCCCCCCGTCGCCCTCGAAGCCGGCACGACGGCCACCATCACGCTGCAGAACGTCCCCACCTTCGCACGGGCGGGCGTCGTCATCGCTCCGGGCGTCGTTGCCCGTCTCAGTGACGCGTTCGGCAACCCGATGTCGCGTCCGACGCCGGTCACCGCCACACTGGCGCAGGGGAGCGGGGCGATTGCCGGTAACGCCGCCACGACCAACACGCTCGGCGAGGCGACCTTCGCCTCGCTCGCCCTCGAAGGGCTCGTCGGCAATCGGCAGCTCCGCTTCACCGCCGACCAGGTGTCGGCGACCACCGGGAGCATCACCCTCGCCCCCGGCGACGCGTCGCAGCTGCAAGTGACGTCGCAGCCCACGGTCGTCGAGAACACGATCCCCTTCCCCTCGGATGTCGTGGTGCGCGTCACCGACCGCTTCGGCAACGGCGTCGCCGATGCCGGACGCGGGGTCGCCGCGGCGATCGCCACGGGGGGCGGTGTGCTCACGGGGGCCGCGGCGCAGACCGACGCCGTCGGCGTCGCGCGCTTCGCCGGGTTGCGGCTCATCGGGTCGGCCGGGCCGCGCACGCTCGTCTTCACGACGGGCGGGCTGGCGCCGGTCACCAGTGCGGCCATCCAGCTCGACGCCGGGCCGGCGCGTTTCGTCGCCTTCTTCCAGCAGCCGTCCGGCACGGTGACGGTCGGCGTGCCGCTCCTGCAGCAGCCAGCGTTGCAACTGGCGGATACGTCCGGCAACGTCGTGCGCCGAGCCGGCGCCCCAGTGCGCGCCACCGTGCTCGACGCCAACGGCGAGTTGCTGAACGACGTGGCCATCACCGACAACCAGGGGGTCGCGCGCTTCGAACAGCTGACCTTCCTCTCGGCCAACGCCTTCCCCCCGCCGACCCTACGCCTGCGATTCAGTAGTGGGGCGCAGGCCGCCGTCGTGACCGGGAACCTCAACATCCAGAATGCACCCGGCAGCGGCGTCCAGAGCGTCACGTACGGCACCACCGCGCAGCGCCTCTTCCTGCTCGACCCGGGGGCCACGCTCAACCTGAGCGCCGTCGCGCGCGACCTGCTCGGCAATCCGCTGCCGCAGGTGTCCATGGTCTACAGCTCGATGAACGCCAACACCGCCTCGGTGCGCCCGACCGGCGCCATCACCGGCGTCGCCGGCGGGAGCTCATGGGTGCGCGCCTTCGGTTCGGGGTCGCCCAACATCCGCGACTCGGTCTACGTGACCGTGCCGCGCGACCCCACCGGCCCCGTGGTCAGCACGACACAGATCGCCCCCATCCAGGTGCGCGCCGGCGTCACGGCGGGCTTCGACATCGTCCTCGACACGCGGTCCACGACCATCGGCGCTGCCACCATCCTCGTGGGCATCCCGAACGAGATGGTCGCCAGCATCAACGCACAGGGACTCGTCGGCAACGTGGTCCTCGGCGTCGACGCGGGGCTCAACACGCTGCGCATCAGCCTCACCGCGCCGTCGGGGCTCAGCGGCGTCGTCCCGATCGTTCGGGTGACGCTCACCTCCAACGCCGGCCTCGGCTTCCTGTTCAACCGCGAGATCGTGATCAACCCGCTGGAGATGTACGACACCAACCTGCAGAACCTCGCGGCGCGAAGCACCGGAGTCAACATCCCGCTGGTGCCATGA